The following are encoded together in the Glycine max cultivar Williams 82 chromosome 8, Glycine_max_v4.0, whole genome shotgun sequence genome:
- the LOC100818675 gene encoding uncharacterized protein has translation MKCRSVACIWSDTPFPHRVTAVAALPEPPTPTFYTAGSNGSVIWWTLSTSPPQLRAVGVLCGHAAPITDLAVCSPVADAEHVYGPSGRSKFSALISACCDGFLCVWSKNSGHCRCRRKLPPWVGTPRIIRTLPSTPRYVCIACSFEGNEGVIDRETQPRKPPKCTILIVDSYSLSITQTVFHGSLSIGPISFMALVLGDDEKRNSVFVADSAGRQQTVLISEDRGESLVSSLGDKGQSESSFCYEGLSGVEQIVSVLTYGNAVAFILKDRCVFRLLNGDSVIGEVSFVDSLFGLDRGSTQMYAIGGIFLESDDVGNMCNANEYGNSITVQFVVWNNVGHAVIYNVLYQNDVFKCEPHSEIPGTHYQPDMRLSVFFLQVNQHLVCVKSVCLNHEEPLLWRPLATIWSTHDCDDEPGRLYRQCRMISDGVSFINWFEKSTQLQGLDGLETTPTFGVSPSSDDVDNTHVDSMSNYYAYKGKVVSSSMIISENLFTPYAVVYGFLSGEIEVVRFDLFHGICLDDASSNPDEKSTACKQCFSGHTGAVLCLAAHQMMGRAKSWNFKQVLVSGSMDCTIRIWDLDTGSLIMVMHHHVAPVRQIILPPSLTVYPWSDCFLSVGEDACVALVSLETLRVERMFPGHMNYPSKVLWDGARGYISCLCQTHYGTSDATDLLYIWDVKTGSRERVLRGTAAHSMFDHFCKSISMNSISGTLLNGNTSVSSLLLPIVDDAKFSNSPLNRSDNLLTSSRSSPSISNMTELNSSKTNAGKGNSVMQNSSSLIGLLSSKLPIKCSSPFPGIVSLCFDLASLMLSYPKNESMENGGGKPVNINMKQQGVQEQNPSYHNPETVEGHDLVSLFEEYLLRFSLSFLHLWSVDRELDNLLISEMKLRRPENFIVASGLQGDKGSLTLTFPAQSATLELWKSSSEFCAMRSLTMVSLAQRLISLSHSGSAASSALAAFYTRNFLENFPDVKPPSLQLLVAFWQDESEHVRMAARSIFHCAASHAIPLPLCYSKPTDSNNMGSQTGSRDKHLGNMAEESISPKAENQGISQDEESKILAWLESFEVQDWISCVGGTSQDAMTSHIIVAGALAIWYPSLVKPSLGMLVVHPLMKLAMAMNEKYSSTAAELLAEGMESTWKECIVSEIPRLIGDIFFQVELSGPSSKLVKEISDASFSIKKTLVEVLLPSLAMADIPGFLTVIESQIWSTASDSPVHMVSLLTLIRIMRGSPKNSAQYLDKVVNFILQTIDPSNSVMRKACFQSSMTTLKEVVRVYPMVAVTDSWTKLAVGDVIGEINNARIRVYDMQSVTMVKVLDASGPPGLPTLLPAATSGTMLTTAISALSFSPDGEGLVAFSENGLLIRWWSLGSFWWEKLSRNFVPVQCTKLIFVPPWEGFSPNSSRSSIMANILETDRQMNFQDNSRDSNHGDSPKHLLHTLDLSYRLEWVEGRKVLLTRHGHELGTFQL, from the exons ATGAAGTGCAGATCGGTGGCGTGCATATGGTCCGACACGCCCTTCCCTCACCGCGTCACCGCCGTCGCCGCTTTACCCGAACCTCCGACTCCGACCTTTTACACCGCCGGATCCAATGGCTCCGTCATCTGGTGGACCCTCTCCACTTCCCCACCG CAACTTAGGGCGGTGGGCGTGTTGTGCGGTCACGCCGCACCGATCACCGATCTCGCCGTTTGCAGTCCCGTCGCAGATGCAGAACACGTTTACGGTCCAAGTGGAAGAAGTAAGTTCAGTGCGTTGATTAGTGCGTGTTGCGATGGTTTTTTGTGTGTTTGGAGCAAAAACAGTGGTCATTGCCGGTGCAGGAGGAAATTGCCACCTTGGGTTGGCACTCCCCGCATAATTCGAACTTTGCCTTCAACGCCGAGATATGTCTGTATAGCGTGTTCTTTTGAAGGAAATGAAGGAGTAATTGATAGAGAAACTCAGCCTAGGAAGCCTCCTAAATGCACTATTCTTATTGTCGACTCGTATTCGCTTTCCATTACCCAGACTGTGTTTCATGGAAGTCTATCCATTGGTCCAATTAGTTTTATGGCACTAGTTTTAGGTGATGACGAGAAGAGGAATTCGGTTTTTGTGGCTGATTCTGCTGGGAGGCAGCAGACGGTTTTGATATCGGAGGATCGAGGGGAAAGCTTGGTGAGTTCGCTCGGAGATAAAGGTCAATCGGAGAGTTCTTTTTGCTATGAGGGATTGAGTGGTGTGGAGCAAATTGTTTCAGTTTTAACGTATGGGAATGCTGTTGCTTTTATATTGAAAGATAGGTGTGTGTTTAGGTTGTTAAATGGTGATAGTGTGATTGGAGAGGTTTCTTTTGTGGACAGTCTATTTGGTTTGGATCGGGGTTCTACTCAAATGTATGCTATTGGTGGAATTTTTCTTGAAAGTGATGATGTGGGGAATATGTGCAATGCCAACGAATATGGAAACTCGATTACAGTACAATTTGTTGTGTGGAATAATGTAGGTCATGCAGTTATATACAATGTGTTGTATCAGAATGATGTTTTTAAATGTGAACCTCATTCTGAGATTCCTGGTACTCATTATCAACCTGATATGAGATTATCTGTTTTCTTCCTACAAGTAAATCAACATCTTGTTTGTGTCAAGTCAGTTTGCCTTAATCATGAGGAGCCTTTACTATGGAGACCACTTGCCACAATCTGGTCGACGCATGATTGTGATGATGAACCTGGTAGATTGTACCGTCAATGCAGAATGATCAGTGATGGTGTATCTTTCATCAACTGGTTTGAGAAATCGACTCAGCTCCAGGGACTGGATGGGCTAGAGACTACGCCTACTTTTGGTGTGAGTCCAAGTTCGGATGATGTAGACAACACACATGTGGATAGCATGAGTAATTATTATGCTTACAAGGGGAAGGTAGTTTCTTCTTCCATGATTATCTCTGAGAACCTCTTTACTCCTTATGCTGTTGTATATGGTTTTTTAAGTGGAGAAATAGAGGTTGTAAGATTTGATCTGTTTCACGGGATTTGCTTGGACGATGCAAGTTCCAATCCTGATGAAAAGTCTACTGCATGCAAACAGTGCTTCTCAGGACATACAGGTGCTGTACTTTGTTTGGCAGCACATCAAATGATGGGTAGGGCCAAAAGCTGGAATTTCAAACAGGTTTTGGTGTCTGGAAGTATGGATTGCACGATTCGTATATGGGATCTTGACACTGGCAGTCTTATTATGGTAATGCATCATCATGTGGCTCCCGTGCGTCAAATTATTCTTCCCCCTTCTTTGACTGTGTATCCTTGGAGTGATTGCTTCCTTTCAGTTGGAGAGGATGCATGTGTTGCTCTTGTTTCTCTTGAGACTCTGCGAGTGGAGAGAATGTTTCCTGGACACATGAACTATCCTTCTAAAGTTTTATGGGATGGAGCAAGAGGTTATATTTCCTGTCTCTGTCAAACACATTATGGAACTTCTGATGCTACTGATTTATTATACATTTGGGATGTAAAGACAGGTTCACGCGAGCGAGTCCTACGTGGGACAGCTGCACATTCAATGTTTGAtcatttttgtaaaagcatcAGCATGAATTCCATATCTGGCACATTGCTGAATGGAAATACATCAGTCTCTTCATTACTTCTTCCAATAGTTGATGATGCAAAATTCTCTAACTCCCCATTAAATCGGTCAGACAACTTGCTTACTTCATCAAGGTCGTCACCAAGTATTTCAAATATGACTGAGCTGAATTCTTCCAAAACAAATGCAGGTAAAGGAAATTCAGTGATGCAGAATTCATCCTCTCTGATTGGTCTTTTGAGTAGCAAGCTTCCTATCAAATGCTCTAGCCCATTCCCAGGGATTGTGTCTCTGTGTTTTGATCTTGCATCATTGATGCTTTCTTATCCAAAGAATGAGTCCATGGAAAATGGTGGTGGCAAGCCAGTGAATATCAATATGAAGCAGCAGGGAGTTCAGGAGCAAAATCCCAGCTACCATAATCCAGAAACTGTAGAGGGGCATGACTTGGTTAGCCTATTTGAAGAATACTTACTTCGATTTAGCTTGTCATTTCTACATTTGTGGAGTGTAGACAGAGAGCTTGATAATTTGCTGATAAGTGAAATGAAGCTGAGGAGACCAGAAAATTTTATAGTAGCTTCTGGTCTGCAGGGGGATAAAGGGTCGTTGACATTGACGTTTCCTGCTCAGAGTGCTACTCTAGAG CTCTGGAAATCATCATCTGAGTTTTGTGCAATGAGGTCATTGACGATGGTGTCCCTTGCCCAACGTTTGATTAGCTTGTCTCACTCTGGTTCAGCAGCCAGCAG TGCTTTAGCAGCCTTTTATACTCGGAATTTCCTGGAAAATTTTCCAGATGTGAAGCCACCTTCATTACAG CTCTTGGTGGCTTTTTGGCAAGATGAAAGTGAACATGTGCGTATGGCTGCGCGCTCTATATTTCATTGTGCTGCCTCTCATGCTATTCCTCTACCTCTATGCTATTCAAAACCTACAGATTCAAACAACATGGGTTCCCAAACTGGAAGTAGAGACAAACATCTAGGAAATATGGCAGAAGAAAGTATATCTCCTAAGGCAGAAAATCAAGGAATTTCCCAAGATGAGGAATCCAAGATACTTGCTTGGTTAGAATCATTTGAAGTGCAAGATTGGATTTCTTGTGTTGGAGGAACAAGTCAGGATGCAATGACATCTCACATTATTGTTGCTGGTGCACTGGCTATCTGGTATCCTAGTCTTGTAAAACCAAGTCTTGGCATGCTAGTTGTTCATCCGTTAATGAAGTTGGCTATGGCCATGAATGAGAAATACAGCTCCACTGCTGCTGAGCTCCTTGCAGAGGGCATGGAAAGTACATGGAAAGAATGCATTGTCTCTGAGATTCCTCGTCTGATTGGGGATATTTTTTTCCAAGTAGAGTTGAGTGGTCCATCTTCCAAGTTAGTGAAAGAAATTTCAGATGCatctttttctattaaaaagaCTTTGGTGGAGGTTCTTCTTCCAAGTTTAGCTATGGCTGATATACCAGGCTTTTTGACTGTGATTGAAAGCCAAATTTGGTCCACTGCATCTGATTCACCTGTTCACATGGTGTCCTTGTTGACTCTTATAAGGATCATGCGTGGTTCTCCAAAGAATTCGGCTCAATACCTTGACAAG GTGGTCAACTTCATTTTACAGACTATAGATCCAAGCAACTCAGTCATGCGGAAGGCATGCTTTCAGAGTTCAATGACAACTTTAAAGGAAGTTGTACGTGTATATCCCATGGTGGCTGTCACTGATTCATGGACCAAACTAGCAGTTGGAGATGTGATTGGAGAAATTAACAACGCAAGAATTAGGGTTTATGATATGCAAAG TGTGACAATGGTAAAGGTTTTGGATGCAAGTGGGCCTCCTGGACTTCCAACTCTGCTCCCAGCAGCAACTTCAGGAACAATGTTGACTACTGCAATTTCAGCACTGAGCTTTTCACCAGATGGAGAG GGGCTGGTCGCTTTTTCTGAAAATGGGCTACTGATTAGATGGTGGTCACTGGGATCTTTCTGGTGGGAGAAACTAAGCCGGAACTTTGTTCCTGTCCAGTGCACCAAACTAATCTTTGTTCCTCCTTGGGAAGGATTTTCACCTAATTCATCCAGGTCAAGCATAATGGCCAATATTTTGGAAACTGACAGGCAGATGAACTTTCAG GATAATTCAAGGGATTCAAATCACGGGGACAGCCCGAAACACTTGCTTCATACTTTGGACCTCTCCTATAGACTAGAATGGGTCGAGGGGCGGAAAGTACTTCTTACAAGACATGGTCATGAATTGGGCACTTTTCAGTTATAA
- the LOC102667104 gene encoding probable WRKY transcription factor 29 encodes MDEFACLRDWDLEAIVRGSTGEAITMDDPNADFSYFFSEQDELLDSFPEFSETTRVLDDLEELYKPFYPVLHPLSPHTIVTTSLPINMEPKQVIKASEQKVAALQGLKVPAAPKCKKSKKSQNKSVVKQVTTAEGLDDAWAWRKYGQKPIKGSPYPRSYYRCSSSKGCLARKQVERSHLDPAVFLVTYTAEHSHPHPTRRNSLAGTTRKNNSLVPPPTTHRHQKNTNCSSKSIEVQQSMNLKKEEDFTDWLDDDSAQFVDGWIPSSDLEKLIGLECQHFALDGGFTDDFPHP; translated from the exons ATGGATGAATTTGCGTGCTTGAGAGATTGGGATTTGGAAGCTATTGTAAGAGGAAGCACCGGTGAAGCCATCACCATGGATGACCCAAatgctgatttttcttatttcttctcTGAACAAGATGAGCTACTTGATAGCTTTCCCGAATTCTCAGAAACCACGAGAGTTCTCGATGATTTGGAAGAGCTTTACAAACCCTTCTACCCAGTTTTGCACCCTCTTTCACCGCACACCATCGTTACAACTTCCCTACCTATCAACATGGAACCTAAACAAGTTATCAAAGCATCAGAACAGAAAGTAGCAGCCCTGCAAGGATTGAAAGTCCCCGCAGCACCTAAATGTAAAAAAAG CAAGAAGAGCCAGAACAAGAGTGTGGTGAAGCAAGTGACAACAGCAGAAGGTCTTGACGATGCATGGGCATGGCGTAAATATGGACAGAAACCAATAAAGGGTTCACCATATCCTCGAAGCTATTATAGGTGCAGCAGTTCCAAAGGGTGTTTGGCAAGGAAACAGGTTGAAAGAAGCCACTTAGATCCTGCGGTTTTTCTGGTAACCTACACTGCTGAACACAGCCATCCACACCCAACTCGAAGAAACTCTCTTGCTGGAACCACAAGGAAGAACAATTCCCTTGTTCCTCCTCCAACCACTCATCGTCACCAAAAGAATACTAATTGTTCCTCAAAGTCCATTGAAGTGCAACAAAGCATGAACTTGAAGAAAGAGGAAGATTTTACTGACTGGTTGGATGATGATAGTGCTCAATTTGTTGATGGTTGGATTCCAAGCTCGGATCTTGAGAAACTGATAGGGCTTGAGTGCCAACATTTTGCATTAGATGGTGGTTTCACGGATGATTTTCCACACCCTTAA